In one window of Haloimpatiens sp. FM7315 DNA:
- a CDS encoding aminopeptidase, giving the protein MVFESFGEIPFSPENKKESIKLTKDQQDLSRKFINGLRQLINKYEPEENTCFSIIAFPTAEIGEKFKEIFDEVFDINMMDNSVYEVIQQKIIDALDEGEYVHVKGKGENKTDIKVKLQELKDKKKETNFVNCVADVNIPLGEVFTSPMLKGTNGLLHLRHTYLGLKYTDLCLTFKDGFVSEYTCKNFENEEDNKTYVKENLMQFHDTLPLGEFAIGTNTKAYVMAEKYDIIEKLPILIIEKMGPHFAIGDTCFSYAEDLPIYNMLDNKEITARENEKTALRKKDMNKAYTSVHTDITLPYEEIEFISVVSKSGKYIDIIRDGRFALEGTSKLNEAFKK; this is encoded by the coding sequence ATGGTCTTTGAAAGTTTTGGTGAAATTCCATTTTCACCAGAAAACAAAAAAGAGTCGATTAAGTTAACAAAAGACCAACAAGATTTATCTAGAAAGTTTATAAATGGTTTAAGACAATTAATAAATAAATATGAGCCTGAAGAAAATACATGCTTTAGTATAATTGCTTTTCCAACTGCAGAAATTGGAGAAAAATTCAAAGAAATATTTGATGAAGTTTTTGATATAAATATGATGGATAATTCTGTTTATGAAGTAATTCAGCAAAAAATAATTGATGCTCTTGATGAAGGGGAGTACGTTCATGTAAAAGGAAAGGGCGAAAATAAAACAGATATAAAGGTTAAACTTCAAGAGCTTAAGGATAAGAAAAAAGAAACTAATTTTGTAAACTGTGTAGCTGATGTAAATATTCCACTAGGAGAAGTATTTACTTCACCAATGCTTAAAGGTACAAATGGTTTACTACATTTAAGGCACACATATTTAGGTCTTAAATATACTGATTTATGCCTTACATTTAAAGATGGGTTTGTTTCAGAGTATACTTGTAAAAACTTTGAAAATGAAGAGGATAACAAAACTTATGTAAAAGAAAATTTAATGCAATTTCATGATACTTTGCCTTTGGGAGAGTTTGCCATAGGTACTAACACTAAGGCTTATGTTATGGCTGAAAAGTATGATATTATAGAAAAACTTCCTATTCTTATTATTGAAAAAATGGGCCCACATTTTGCAATAGGTGATACATGTTTTAGTTATGCAGAAGATTTACCAATATATAATATGTTAGATAATAAAGAAATAACTGCAAGGGAAAATGAGAAAACAGCCCTTAGAAAAAAAGATATGAATAAAGCCTACACAAGTGTTCATACGGATATAACTCTTCCATATGAGGAGATTGAATTTATATCTGTTGTTTCAAAAAGCGGAAAATATATTGATATTATAAGAGACGGAAGATTTGCATTAGAGGGCACATCAAAATTAAATGAAGCCTTCAAAAAATAG
- a CDS encoding MBL fold metallo-hydrolase, whose translation MDIKHVKGKTYCIDTGMTYIPYYKINEKDIIMLDTGWAKGEREGINEVLEMNEFNVVGIICTHFHIDHVGNCAYLKEKYNCSIAMPAYEALVCSSSINLKLYYSSQTLTDVEEHYGEAIFKTDIMISLDQEKVSLNGEDFKIVHTPGHSPAHICVITPDDVAYVGDSLISYEVMVNAKMPYAYILLEDLKSKKSYMI comes from the coding sequence ATGGATATAAAGCATGTAAAAGGAAAAACATACTGTATTGACACTGGTATGACATATATTCCTTATTATAAAATTAATGAAAAAGATATTATTATGTTGGATACAGGTTGGGCCAAAGGGGAAAGAGAGGGCATTAATGAAGTTCTTGAAATGAATGAGTTTAATGTAGTTGGAATTATATGCACTCATTTCCATATTGATCATGTAGGAAATTGTGCATATTTAAAAGAAAAATATAATTGCAGTATAGCTATGCCGGCCTATGAAGCTTTGGTTTGTAGCTCTAGCATAAATTTGAAACTTTATTATAGTAGTCAAACCCTTACAGATGTAGAGGAACACTATGGTGAGGCAATATTTAAAACAGATATTATGATTTCTTTAGATCAAGAAAAAGTTTCTTTAAATGGAGAGGATTTTAAGATAGTACATACACCTGGGCACAGTCCTGCACATATATGTGTCATAACTCCTGATGATGTAGCATATGTAGGGGATTCTCTTATAAGTTACGAAGTTATGGTTAATGCTAAAATGCCTTACGCATACATACTTTTAGAAGATTTAAAAAGCAAAAAAAGCTATATGATTTAA
- a CDS encoding transposase produces the protein MARTSRIKFNGAIYHVMVRSISEIDLFNEDVDKEKYLSEMRISQIMYKFKVYGYCMMNNHAHFIIDANGADISKIMQGLNFKYASWFNAKYKRHGHLFQDRFKSKIVDTNRYLIALSAYIHNNPINIKGYENRPEKYKYSSLAVYLGLKKDETGILDEDYIMQLFSSDVKTARKNYKKFVYICNNNKLQEEIQNGIEFRDEKAKYISKKSILIRDVDPEKIIEFLSKETGINRLMIYVKNSRRTKSVRALAILLMRSFCDFRCSEICKLLGNITQSRVSTLCSFGIDLITKNEAYNNIVEKFISNYYNLAT, from the coding sequence GTGGCAAGGACTAGCAGAATAAAATTTAATGGGGCAATATACCATGTTATGGTTAGAAGCATTAGCGAAATTGATTTATTTAATGAGGATGTAGATAAAGAAAAGTATTTAAGTGAAATGAGAATAAGCCAAATAATGTATAAATTTAAAGTTTATGGCTATTGCATGATGAACAATCATGCTCACTTCATAATTGACGCAAATGGAGCTGATATATCTAAAATAATGCAGGGCCTAAATTTTAAATATGCATCGTGGTTTAATGCAAAATACAAAAGGCATGGGCATTTGTTTCAAGATAGATTTAAAAGTAAAATAGTAGATACAAATAGGTATTTAATTGCTTTATCAGCATATATTCATAACAATCCAATTAATATAAAGGGTTATGAAAATAGGCCAGAGAAATACAAATACTCAAGTCTTGCAGTATATTTAGGGTTAAAAAAAGATGAAACAGGAATTTTAGATGAAGATTACATTATGCAATTATTTAGTTCTGACGTAAAAACTGCTAGAAAAAATTATAAAAAATTTGTTTATATATGCAATAATAATAAATTACAAGAGGAAATTCAAAATGGAATTGAATTTAGAGATGAGAAAGCTAAATATATAAGTAAAAAATCCATATTAATAAGAGATGTAGATCCAGAAAAAATAATTGAATTTCTTTCAAAAGAAACAGGCATAAATAGATTAATGATTTATGTAAAAAATAGTCGCAGGACAAAATCTGTAAGGGCACTTGCGATCCTTTTGATGAGAAGTTTTTGTGATTTTAGATGTAGTGAGATATGTAAACTTCTTGGCAATATAACACAGTCTAGAGTTTCTACTTTGTGTTCTTTTGGGATTGATTTAATTACTAAAAACGAAGCATACAATAATATTGTTGAAAAATTTATCAGTAATTATTATAATTTAGCTACTTAG
- a CDS encoding 2,3-butanediol dehydrogenase — protein MKAALWYGKKDVRVEEVEEPKAEKGLVKIKVKWCGICGSDLHEYLGGPIFIPVGKPHPLSGNVAPVVLGHEFSGDVVEVGEGVTKFKAGDRVIVEPIVACGKCPACREGKYNLCSSLGFHGLCGSGGGLAEYTVFPEDFVHKIPDDMSYEKAALVEPMAVALHSVRIANFKTGDTALVLGSGPIGLATIECLKAAGAKLIVVLQRKSVRQEYAKRAGADLVLDPNEVNIPEEVKKLTGGVGVDAAFETTGAKIGFDIGIESIKFEGTMVITSIWEKETSFNPNALVFSEKKIIGTLAYRHEFPATIALMSDGRIKADGYITKKIYLDDIVKEGFETLTGPEKKKHVKIIVTPEKSLLD, from the coding sequence ATGAAAGCAGCTTTGTGGTATGGAAAAAAAGATGTTAGGGTAGAGGAAGTAGAAGAACCAAAGGCAGAAAAAGGTTTAGTTAAAATTAAAGTAAAATGGTGTGGAATTTGTGGTTCTGATTTACATGAGTATTTGGGCGGACCTATATTTATTCCAGTAGGAAAACCTCATCCATTAAGTGGAAATGTTGCTCCAGTAGTTTTAGGACACGAGTTTTCGGGAGATGTTGTAGAAGTAGGAGAGGGAGTTACAAAATTTAAAGCTGGTGACAGAGTAATAGTTGAGCCAATAGTAGCATGTGGAAAATGTCCCGCTTGCAGAGAGGGAAAATACAATCTTTGCTCTTCTTTAGGCTTCCACGGACTTTGTGGAAGCGGTGGAGGACTTGCTGAATATACTGTATTCCCAGAAGATTTTGTTCATAAAATACCAGATGATATGAGCTATGAAAAAGCAGCTTTAGTAGAACCAATGGCTGTTGCATTACATTCTGTAAGAATAGCTAATTTTAAAACTGGAGATACTGCTTTGGTTTTAGGATCAGGGCCAATAGGTCTTGCTACTATTGAATGTTTAAAAGCAGCAGGTGCAAAACTAATAGTTGTATTACAAAGAAAGTCTGTTAGACAAGAATATGCAAAAAGAGCTGGAGCAGATTTAGTTTTAGATCCAAATGAAGTTAACATACCAGAAGAGGTTAAGAAATTAACTGGAGGTGTAGGAGTAGACGCTGCTTTTGAAACCACAGGCGCAAAAATTGGTTTTGATATAGGAATAGAAAGTATAAAATTTGAAGGAACTATGGTAATAACTAGTATATGGGAAAAAGAAACAAGCTTTAATCCAAATGCCCTAGTATTTAGTGAAAAGAAAATAATAGGCACTTTGGCATACAGACATGAATTCCCAGCTACAATTGCTTTAATGAGTGATGGGAGAATAAAGGCTGATGGTTATATAACAAAGAAAATATATTTAGATGATATAGTAAAAGAAGGATTTGAAACTTTAACAGGTCCAGAAAAGAAAAAGCATGTTAAAATAATAGTTACTCCAGAAAAATCACTTTTAGATTAA
- the murA gene encoding UDP-N-acetylglucosamine 1-carboxyvinyltransferase, whose product MRWIEVKKSKNLNGVVSIPGSKNSSLPILTACCLAEEPVILKNIPNISDIRVILNILSSMGASITKDKNNTYKIDTSKIRQANIDPKKSSSYRASYYFIGAMLAKHKKVSLGYPGGDNFGTRPIDQHIKGLEALGAKFSFFHDYYEVEADKLIGADIYFDVITSGATINLLMAAVLAEGTTVLRNSARDPEVVDLSLFLNEMGANIKGAGTDTIVIEGVKKLTKAVHCIIPDRLIAGSLLMSTGITGGSICVTDVIPDHLIPCIAKLEEAGLEVIVKENSVTAISNGITEGVHIKASMYPGFPTDLQQPITSLLIGANSHSIVEDTVYPNRFKHCLELNKMGADILMKEGNVVIPGRKKLKGSVVYASDVRAGICLILAALGAEGTTQIRGIEHIERGYENIVDVFTSLGANITICEDIDSEEVVEEFNVL is encoded by the coding sequence ATGCGTTGGATAGAAGTAAAGAAAAGTAAGAACTTAAATGGAGTTGTCTCAATACCGGGATCTAAGAATAGCTCACTTCCAATCTTAACTGCCTGTTGTTTAGCAGAAGAACCTGTAATATTAAAAAATATACCTAATATTTCTGATATACGAGTTATATTAAATATACTTAGTTCTATGGGTGCATCTATTACAAAAGACAAAAACAACACATATAAAATAGATACCTCAAAAATCCGCCAGGCTAATATAGATCCTAAGAAATCATCTTCTTATAGAGCCTCTTATTATTTTATCGGAGCAATGCTAGCTAAGCATAAAAAAGTATCTCTAGGTTATCCAGGTGGTGATAATTTTGGAACAAGGCCAATTGATCAACATATTAAAGGTTTAGAAGCCTTAGGCGCTAAGTTTTCATTTTTTCATGACTATTACGAAGTAGAAGCGGATAAACTTATAGGGGCAGATATTTACTTTGATGTAATTACCAGTGGAGCTACTATAAACCTTTTAATGGCTGCAGTTTTGGCAGAAGGTACTACTGTTTTAAGAAATTCTGCAAGAGACCCTGAAGTTGTTGATTTATCACTTTTTTTAAATGAAATGGGCGCAAATATTAAAGGCGCTGGGACTGATACAATTGTTATTGAGGGTGTTAAAAAACTCACTAAAGCAGTCCACTGTATTATTCCCGATAGACTTATTGCAGGAAGTCTACTTATGAGCACTGGAATTACAGGTGGATCAATTTGTGTAACTGATGTTATTCCAGATCATTTAATTCCTTGCATCGCAAAGTTAGAAGAAGCTGGTCTGGAAGTTATTGTAAAAGAAAATTCCGTTACTGCAATTTCAAATGGCATCACAGAAGGAGTGCATATTAAAGCCTCTATGTATCCAGGCTTTCCTACTGATTTGCAGCAGCCGATTACTTCCTTATTAATTGGAGCAAATAGCCACAGTATAGTTGAAGATACAGTGTATCCTAATAGATTTAAACATTGTTTAGAGTTAAATAAAATGGGTGCGGATATACTCATGAAAGAAGGAAATGTGGTTATACCAGGAAGAAAGAAATTAAAGGGTTCCGTAGTCTATGCATCTGATGTTCGAGCTGGTATATGCCTTATTTTAGCGGCCTTAGGAGCTGAGGGCACAACTCAAATTAGAGGAATAGAACACATTGAAAGAGGATATGAAAATATTGTAGATGTCTTTACTAGCCTTGGAGCAAACATAACAATTTGTGAAGATATTGACAGTGAAGAGGTTGTAGAAGAATTTAATGTACTTTAA
- a CDS encoding methyl-accepting chemotaxis protein translates to MKKLKFRGKIFLSILLVVIFTVSFSMVMHLKMDSLKSTFEIDKKLTIVQEMRNSINACGINVRDLTIEKDKSTIDMKKQWIREAMDKYKKMSKQMEEYGETEDYKNMLNNMVTQSDKYFLHVNEILSMEDMSLIKNEEKHILVSEEKDLFNSLDDFVNGQLKNDDQAMIKSESSIKTLMIFSTVLIIGQLIIGIFAALVLDKNIAKPIIKTIKDLKDIAKGDFTIKVSEEYLKRFDEVGELAKGVTNLKDNLKGLIGDIGDNSHNLDLASEKLSEIVDQTNLKIKEINDVTSIMSLDVQETSASAEEITASVQEINSSVDELSMKALEASNNSNDSKKRATNVQNVSENALKEISKLYKDKQKDILTAIQNIKVVEDIKIMTATIAEIAEQTNLLSLNASIEAARAGENGKGFSVVAMGVKKLSEQSKDAIVNISDTIIKVQEAVDKLSKSSTEILSFIDERINPQFDSFVQMGNEYFNDADYVSKMSEEIASMTEEINATMNQVSEAIQVMAQNAQKSSDNTEKINSSIKDVSFEMQEVDNAAKNQSKLSEVLDSEIKKFII, encoded by the coding sequence ATGAAAAAACTTAAGTTTAGAGGCAAGATATTTCTATCAATTTTATTGGTAGTAATTTTTACTGTTAGCTTTTCCATGGTAATGCATTTGAAAATGGATTCTTTAAAATCAACCTTTGAAATTGACAAAAAACTAACTATAGTGCAGGAGATGAGAAATTCAATTAATGCCTGTGGTATAAATGTTAGAGATTTAACCATAGAAAAAGACAAAAGCACAATAGATATGAAAAAGCAATGGATTAGAGAGGCTATGGATAAATATAAAAAAATGTCTAAGCAGATGGAAGAGTATGGTGAAACAGAAGATTATAAGAATATGTTAAATAACATGGTTACTCAATCAGATAAATACTTTCTTCATGTAAATGAAATATTAAGTATGGAAGATATGAGTTTAATTAAAAATGAAGAAAAACATATTCTTGTTTCTGAGGAAAAAGATTTGTTTAATAGCTTAGATGATTTTGTTAATGGACAGTTAAAAAATGACGATCAGGCAATGATAAAATCTGAAAGCAGTATAAAAACCTTAATGATTTTTTCAACAGTACTTATAATAGGACAATTAATTATAGGAATCTTTGCTGCATTAGTACTGGATAAAAACATAGCAAAACCTATAATTAAAACAATTAAGGATCTTAAGGATATTGCAAAAGGTGATTTTACTATTAAAGTATCAGAAGAGTATTTAAAACGTTTTGATGAAGTAGGAGAGCTTGCAAAGGGAGTTACAAATTTAAAGGATAACTTAAAGGGACTTATTGGTGATATAGGTGATAATTCTCATAATTTAGATTTAGCTAGTGAGAAACTATCTGAAATAGTTGACCAAACAAATTTAAAAATTAAAGAGATCAATGATGTAACCTCCATAATGTCCTTAGATGTTCAAGAAACTAGTGCTTCAGCAGAAGAAATTACAGCTTCAGTTCAAGAGATAAATTCTAGTGTTGATGAACTATCCATGAAGGCATTAGAAGCAAGTAATAATTCTAATGATTCTAAGAAAAGAGCTACTAATGTTCAAAATGTTAGTGAAAATGCTTTGAAAGAGATTTCAAAATTATATAAGGATAAACAAAAAGATATATTAACTGCTATTCAGAATATTAAAGTAGTTGAGGATATAAAGATTATGACAGCTACAATTGCAGAAATAGCAGAGCAAACTAATTTACTTTCTTTAAATGCTTCTATTGAAGCTGCTAGAGCAGGAGAAAATGGAAAGGGATTTTCTGTAGTTGCAATGGGGGTAAAAAAACTTTCAGAGCAATCAAAAGATGCAATAGTAAATATAAGTGATACTATAATAAAAGTTCAAGAAGCAGTGGACAAACTATCAAAAAGTAGTACTGAAATATTAAGCTTTATTGATGAGAGAATTAATCCACAGTTTGATTCTTTTGTGCAAATGGGGAATGAATACTTTAATGATGCAGATTATGTAAGTAAAATGTCTGAAGAGATTGCATCTATGACAGAGGAAATAAATGCAACGATGAATCAAGTTTCAGAAGCTATACAGGTTATGGCTCAAAATGCTCAAAAATCATCTGACAACACTGAAAAGATTAATTCAAGCATTAAAGATGTATCTTTTGAAATGCAAGAGGTAGATAATGCAGCTAAGAATCAAAGCAAATTGTCAGAAGTCTTAGATAGCGAAATTAAAAAATTTATTATATAG
- the carA gene encoding glutamine-hydrolyzing carbamoyl-phosphate synthase small subunit, protein MKANLVLENGIIFKGEAFGYLEDTVGEVVFNTGMTGYQEVLTDPSYFGQIVTMTYPLIGNYGINLEDLESKTPKVKGFIVKEYCKNPSNFRSEMNLDNYLKENKIIGLENIDTRALTKVLRDKGTMKGIIILNKIKKQEAEDRIKSFSNTYAVKNVTTKEKYVVEGSGKHVVLMDFGVKENIIRCFKERNCKITVLPAYSKPEEILNLNPDLIFLSNGPGDPEDLEEIIENIKELVGKKPIGGICLGHQLLALALGGSTKKLKFGHRGCNHPVKDLERNRVYITSQNHGYVVEKLPENMVVTHISLNDQSIEGMRSTKYPIFSVQYHPESNPGPRENKYLFDEFLKLTKRV, encoded by the coding sequence ATGAAGGCTAATTTGGTTTTAGAAAATGGAATAATATTTAAAGGAGAAGCATTTGGATATTTAGAAGATACAGTAGGAGAAGTGGTGTTTAATACTGGAATGACAGGGTATCAGGAGGTGCTTACAGATCCATCCTATTTTGGACAGATAGTTACCATGACTTACCCCTTGATTGGAAATTATGGAATCAACCTAGAGGATTTAGAGTCAAAAACTCCAAAGGTAAAAGGATTTATAGTTAAGGAGTATTGCAAAAATCCTAGTAATTTTAGGTCTGAAATGAATTTAGATAATTATTTAAAAGAAAATAAAATTATTGGTCTTGAAAATATAGATACAAGAGCTTTAACAAAAGTTTTAAGAGATAAGGGAACTATGAAGGGGATAATAATTTTAAATAAAATAAAAAAACAAGAGGCTGAAGATAGAATTAAAAGTTTTTCAAATACCTATGCAGTAAAAAACGTAACAACTAAAGAAAAATACGTAGTTGAAGGTAGTGGAAAGCATGTAGTTCTTATGGATTTTGGCGTAAAGGAAAATATAATAAGGTGTTTTAAAGAAAGAAACTGTAAAATAACAGTTCTTCCTGCATATTCAAAACCAGAAGAAATACTTAATTTAAACCCAGATTTAATATTTTTATCAAATGGGCCTGGAGACCCTGAAGACTTAGAGGAAATAATAGAAAACATTAAAGAATTAGTAGGCAAAAAACCAATAGGTGGAATATGTCTTGGTCATCAATTACTAGCATTAGCCTTAGGTGGAAGTACAAAAAAATTGAAATTTGGACATAGAGGCTGTAATCACCCAGTAAAAGACTTGGAGAGAAATAGAGTTTATATTACTTCTCAAAACCATGGATACGTAGTGGAAAAACTTCCAGAAAACATGGTAGTTACTCATATAAGCTTAAATGACCAGTCAATTGAGGGAATGAGAAGCACAAAATATCCTATATTTAGTGTGCAGTACCATCCAGAGTCAAATCCGGGACCTAGAGAAAACAAATATCTATTTGATGAATTTTTAAAATTAACCAAAAGAGTTTAA
- a CDS encoding response regulator transcription factor, whose translation MYKIMLVEDDDKIREVLKASIEKWGFQVYGIEEFSRVFEKFSEIKPHLVIMDINLPEFDGFYWCDKIRKVSKVPVLFLSSRSTNMDIVMAMNMGGDDYIIKPFSMEVLMAKINALLRRTYSYTKADIETIEYNKVILSIKDNVIYFEDKFSELTKNEFKILYILMKNQESIVTREKLMEELWEDESFIDDNTLTVNINRLRKKLREIGIEEFIKTVKNQGYMIK comes from the coding sequence ATGTATAAGATAATGTTAGTAGAAGATGACGATAAAATTAGAGAAGTTCTTAAGGCTTCTATTGAAAAATGGGGATTTCAAGTATATGGAATTGAAGAATTTTCAAGGGTTTTTGAAAAATTCTCTGAAATTAAGCCTCATTTAGTAATTATGGACATAAATCTTCCTGAATTTGATGGATTTTATTGGTGTGATAAAATAAGAAAAGTTTCAAAAGTGCCAGTGCTTTTTCTATCTTCAAGAAGTACTAATATGGATATTGTAATGGCTATGAATATGGGAGGAGACGACTATATAATTAAACCTTTTTCTATGGAAGTTCTTATGGCAAAAATCAATGCCCTTTTAAGAAGAACCTATTCTTATACTAAAGCAGATATAGAGACTATTGAGTATAACAAAGTAATTCTTTCTATAAAGGACAATGTAATTTACTTTGAAGATAAATTTTCTGAGCTTACTAAAAATGAATTTAAAATTTTATATATTTTAATGAAGAACCAAGAAAGTATAGTTACAAGGGAAAAACTTATGGAAGAGCTTTGGGAGGATGAAAGTTTTATAGATGACAATACCTTAACTGTAAATATAAATAGACTTAGGAAAAAGCTTAGAGAAATAGGAATTGAGGAATTTATAAAAACTGTAAAGAATCAGGGGTATATGATTAAATGA
- a CDS encoding sensor histidine kinase, producing the protein MNFFKYLKDNIRLLVFYLFLMSFITMTIWLDRRNRLLDSNIIYILIVSLIMFVLYLLWDYHIKYSYINELIKFKNCKDKTPMLPKFIEYKDEVYEGILKDLYEYYNVSIKNKEDKVAEDGEFITSWVHEIKTPITALKLLLSYYEEELNNKANIDDKNTIINNSYSYLNDVRNSILNIKEESDKIDDYVEKVLYYSRSDSFSKDYIISEVYLNSIVKESVKKHSTIFIRKHIKFINEIQKDVYVYSDKKWLLFIIDQLISNALKYSKEPKDNESLNSEAFIKVSNFENEKEKVLVIEDNGKGIKKEDLERLFNKSFTGNNGRNFNSKSTGMGLYLSRKLANKLNHYITIKSSYGRNTTLYVHFPKWEKGTVNN; encoded by the coding sequence ATGAATTTTTTTAAGTATTTAAAGGATAATATAAGATTACTTGTGTTTTATTTGTTTTTAATGAGTTTTATAACCATGACTATTTGGCTTGATAGAAGAAATAGATTATTGGATTCAAATATCATTTATATTTTGATAGTTTCACTTATTATGTTTGTGTTGTATCTTTTATGGGATTATCATATTAAATACAGCTACATAAATGAACTAATTAAATTTAAAAATTGTAAGGATAAAACCCCAATGTTGCCAAAATTCATTGAATACAAAGATGAAGTTTATGAGGGGATTCTAAAAGATTTATATGAATACTATAATGTATCAATAAAAAATAAAGAAGATAAGGTAGCTGAAGATGGTGAGTTTATAACTAGCTGGGTTCATGAGATAAAAACTCCTATAACGGCTTTAAAGCTGCTTCTTAGTTATTATGAAGAGGAGCTAAATAATAAAGCTAATATAGATGATAAAAATACTATAATTAATAATTCCTACAGTTACTTAAATGATGTTCGAAATTCTATTTTAAATATAAAAGAAGAAAGTGATAAAATAGATGACTATGTTGAAAAGGTACTTTACTATTCAAGAAGCGATAGTTTTTCTAAAGATTATATTATATCAGAAGTATATTTAAATAGCATTGTTAAGGAAAGTGTAAAGAAGCATTCTACAATTTTTATAAGAAAGCATATAAAATTTATAAATGAAATACAAAAGGATGTGTACGTATATTCTGATAAAAAATGGCTGCTTTTTATAATAGACCAGCTCATATCTAATGCTCTTAAGTACAGTAAAGAGCCTAAAGATAATGAAAGTTTAAATAGTGAAGCTTTTATTAAAGTCAGTAATTTTGAGAATGAAAAAGAGAAGGTTTTAGTAATAGAGGATAATGGAAAAGGAATTAAAAAAGAGGACTTAGAAAGATTGTTTAATAAGTCTTTCACAGGAAACAACGGAAGAAACTTTAACTCAAAATCTACAGGTATGGGTTTGTATTTATCTAGAAAACTTGCAAATAAGTTAAATCACTACATAACCATTAAATCTAGCTATGGTAGAAATACCACACTTTATGTTCATTTCCCAAAGTGGGAAAAGGGGACGGTTAACAATTAA
- a CDS encoding ABC transporter ATP-binding protein: MEVLNIEALKKVYGSKFGGIKYTALKNIDLKVNKGEFVGIMGPSGSGKTTFLNVISTIDKPTSGIVKIDGKDITKLREPNLSEFRRKKLGFIFQDFNLLDNMTLKENIVLPLALSNVPYKEIRKSLEEITTKLGISEILNKHPYEVSGGQKQRAAAARAIISNPSLILGDEPTGALDSKSSKELLCALKDLNETNNATILMVTHDTFAASYCKRVIFIKDGKLFNEIYKGDMSRKEFYQKLMKVLAVIGGDINEDI; the protein is encoded by the coding sequence ATGGAAGTATTAAATATTGAAGCTTTGAAAAAGGTATATGGTTCAAAATTTGGTGGAATTAAGTATACTGCGCTAAAGAATATAGATTTAAAGGTTAACAAAGGGGAATTTGTGGGCATAATGGGGCCTTCTGGTTCAGGAAAAACCACCTTTTTAAATGTGATTTCTACCATTGATAAACCTACATCAGGTATTGTGAAAATAGATGGAAAGGATATAACAAAACTTAGAGAACCAAATTTATCAGAATTTAGAAGAAAAAAGCTGGGTTTTATTTTTCAAGATTTTAACCTATTAGACAATATGACGCTGAAAGAAAACATTGTATTACCTTTGGCACTTTCTAATGTGCCTTATAAAGAAATTAGAAAAAGCCTTGAAGAGATAACTACAAAACTTGGAATAAGTGAAATATTAAATAAACATCCTTACGAAGTTTCAGGTGGGCAAAAACAGCGTGCAGCTGCGGCAAGAGCTATAATATCAAACCCATCTTTGATTTTAGGGGATGAGCCTACAGGGGCATTGGATTCCAAATCTTCTAAAGAGCTTTTATGTGCACTTAAGGATCTAAATGAAACAAACAATGCAACAATACTTATGGTAACTCATGATACTTTTGCAGCATCTTATTGTAAAAGGGTTATATTTATAAAAGATGGTAAGCTATTTAATGAAATATATAAAGGTGATATGTCTAGAAAGGAATTTTATCAAAAACTTATGAAGGTTCTTGCAGTAATAGGAGGGGATATTAATGAAGATATTTAA